The genomic region CCATAACAAAGATGGTAGCTGAATCGATAGGGACAAATTatcagtgtttccagaatcagCTCTAGAATCATTAGAGATGGAGCAAATAAAAGATGTCAAGGGATCATTTAATTCACCTGGTTTTTACTTCAATGACTACTCTCAAGTTCTAGAATTATTTCtacctttgcaatttttttttttttttttttttttttgccgcactgtgtggcttgtgggatctttgttccctgaccaaggcccttggcagtgaaagcatggagtcctaaccactggactgcccggGAATtccctttatgatttttttttctccctttggaaGAAAGAAATTCCAGCATGATACTTCTCTAAGAAGTCTCAGCCTGATAGATGGATGGGGTTGAGGAACTAAGGAGAAAAAGTTATGTATCTCTCAAAGGGCCAAACAAAAGGAAATAGGTTCAGGGACAGGCATCTCTTGAGGTTGATTAGAGATCCCCACTATTTGAACTGTTTTAGTACTTCAAGGCAGGGGCATTTCATAGTAGTGGAGTCAAGCACCGAGAGTGTGGCTCTGGTGTCAGTTAGGACTGGAAGAGATTCATACCCAATCTGGAGAGACGTTTCTCCAAGCAGATTAAGAGGGATGATTGGGAAGAGCCCCTGTAGTTTCTCAGAGTCCCATCATTGAGAACTGGGAGGACGTTGGAAAGGCTTGTTAGAGGGCTGAAGGTGCCTAAAGCACTTAAAGGTATAACAATCTCTTTTCCAGTGTCCTAGCTTTTTGCAATAATACCAGAAACtaggagggttttgtttttgtttagggGTTTTTATTTGCTGGAGTTGAAGAATTTTAGTGtggtttatttggttttgttttttgggggttttttggccactccacgcagcttgtgggatcttagttccccgaccagggatcgaacctgggccatggcagtggaagcgtggagtcctaaccactggacagccagggaattccctagtggtcttTCTTTTAGGTGAATCATCTAGAGTGCAAGAGAGCAAGTTTGTCAGATTAACTAAGTCTGGAGTGGACATATTTTCCCATTCCATCCTGATCCTTTTTACTAGAAGGGAAAGGTCCTGGTTCAGCCCATTAATAAACATAGAGTTAAAAGCTAGCCAGGTGGAATAAACATCTGAAGgaagaccagaattttctttaaaagtaatcTGAAGTCAATTGTAATAGTCATGAACAGATTCATCTGATTTTTTTGTGCAAACCTAAATTTTGCTGCAATCAACAGGCTTTGGAGAAGGCCTAGGAGTTGCTCCATGAAGTTGCCTAGCAACTGTCCAAGCTTGATCGTATAATAAGTTAGCAAGCTGGTCTCCCAGTTGTGATTCTAGAGACTTTCAGGATTTTCCCAATTAGCAGTTTTCATGCAGTGCTGGGCCGGGCCTTtaccaacaagcatatgaactaACTGATTTAAATCAGAGAAACAAGGTTGACAAGTTTGAAAGACTAtattaaattcctcagcaaatctGTGAAGTTCTTCGGTTactttgggaaaatatttgactGTGGCTCGCAGTTTAGCTTTAGTCCAGGAAATATAAGAAATTCAGGGTTTAGCCTCTGGATCCTCAGAAGGCTTAATTTTAAGGGGACAGGTTCTGATAAGTTCAGAGGAAAAAGGAGTGGGGAGGGTTTCAAAGAAATATGAAAGTTCAGCGAGAGAATTAGTAAGGGGGAGCTGAGGGTGTAGAGGAGGTGTGGGCAGtgtagaagggaaggagggagatggcgCCGGAGGTGAAGCCTGAGCATAGGGAGCCAAGGAAGAGGATCATGAGGCTTCCGAAGCCATTtcatctttctttaattgcttgtttgcctcagttaatcttaaaatcCTATTTTGCAGAGAGGCAATTTTAGGGTCCTGGTGATATTTGGAGGCCTCAAAATACCAATCAAAATAGGCATTTCATTCAGTTTTGGAAATCTTAGAGCTATGGTAGTCCAATTtggttttaagaaaattgagTCTGGGGATTTCAGAAGTTCCCCATAATGCCCATTGATATTCTAAATTGTCTTTGGTTAAGGCAGTCCATTTTGTTAGAAATGCGTGTGAGGAAGGACAAATGAACAAAGTTATATTCTATTAAACACAAAATTTCTATTCCTTGCAATTTGGGGTCCAGACTAGGAATATGACCAGTgacatttcatttcctttcctgaaAGGAAGAGGACAATAGTAACTAGCTAGTGATGATTCGGGGACCTGGTACTTTGGTAATATTTAAAGGATAATTTCAAAATATCAGAACGTTAGACAtagggttaaaaaaaattttgtgctgTTCTTCTTAGTCACAATCAATTTAAACATATTGGTGTTACTCAGAACCAAAAGGTATTTTTATAACAAGGAAGAAATacttaacttcatttatttagaatcaatagaaatagaattatTAAAAGAGCTCTTAGatgaataaaagtaaaatcaaaataatCAGTTAAAATTGCTGCTGTCACAGCTAGCAATAGATTACACATAAAGTTTGGTAATATTAGAAATATTGGCACTTAATCTTAATAGAGCTTGATAACATTAGCAGCATGTAATGTTGTTGCCCTATGCTGTCTAGAGCAGTGCTCTGATCATATCTGTTTTCACTGGGGTTTAGCTTTAATTAATACATCCACATCAGCTTTGTCTGCTTCTCCAAGACTTTTTTGATGGCTCTCAACCAGGACATTGTCTTCCTTTTTTCGGGGTCTCTGGGAACTACCATCTCTGTAAGCTATGGAAGTTCCGAGAGCAACAAAGTTGTGCACATCCTGCAACTTCTTACGCAGCCATTCCACTCTTTCCATGGAGCTCAGATGCTTGCCCAGGTTATGCATAAGCTGTATTTCACTCACAGATCTCTTCCTAGAGGGAACAGAATCAGAGAGGATCACTCCATTAGCTCCCCTCTTCCAAATCACAAAGCCAACCTTAAAAATCCGATTCCCATGCCCTCACCGTGCAGAACAGGCTATGGTACTTACTTAACAGACTTCCCTTCCGATCTTGCAAGAAAACAAACCGCGAACATGACAACCATTACTTTAACCATGTCTTTTGCAGACATCATCTTcactaaaagaaaaagcaaaatggaggcatttaaaatacttttaatattcCAAACTATACAATTAAATTTATAGTAGTTTATATTTATAATCATACAACTTTGTACAGAGTGTGACAGTaactaattggattgtttttcaTGAGAGACTTTTGGAATCAGCCTCTTTATTTTAcagtatatataagtatatattatgtatacagATAATtagtatatattatgtatacacaCAATTTGACTTAGAAATTAGACAGATTAGCTTTACTTTCTTAGGTATCTTTTTGAGAGTTCTTGTGCAAGTTTTAATATATGAATGTAAGCTACATGAAGAATGAAAAACCTTACTGTTTAGAATTTCCTCCCACGTTTTGTGTTATGACTAAATACACAAGAAGCTTGAAAATGGctacttcttatttatttatttatttatttatttagttatttatttatttatttatttatttatttatttatttattattttcgctgtgccgggtcttagttgcagcacgcaggatcctcgttgcagcatgtgggatctttagttgcggcatgcgtgcaggatctagttccccgaccagggatccaacctgggccccctgcattgagagcgtggagtcttacccactggaccaccagggaagtccctacttcttTTAATTAGGTAAATTGTCAACAGTGTTTGTTGACTTAGCAAATCTCTTTTTCATAAGTAAACTTCCTTTCAACACAATGATAAACATAAATGCCAAATGAATAGGCTCTGATTTAGAGATTTTTACTAAATTAACACTCACTTCTcctaccattaaaaagaatgtgtcAAAGCATTTAAACATCATCTAATTGATTACTTGTTATATGAATTTAGAGCTTTGACTCCATATAAAATGCTTGTCTGTATCttatcttttcagattattttattaACAATTTTGTTTGAGTATAATTTTTAGTACTTTCCTCTTTTGCTTTTAAGCTTTTCATCTCAAAATAGAAAAGTCTTACCGTAATCTGCATTTCAACAATTGCAAAGCCTTTTATCATAGACGTGCCTTTTCTTAATACTTAACGTTCTCTGTTTTAACATACACATAGGGTGGCTATGTACTCATATTTTAAAGGGAATCTGCATCATTTAGAAGTAACATAAGGAGCATTATAATCTACTATATTTATTTTCACTGTGCAATATAAAGCTATTGAAGGAGCAACAAATGAATATTCTTCATTTTTGGTTTGTGTTAGAAACAATCATTGTAGCCAGAGGACAGAAGCTTGGGGGTCCTATTCTAGCTTTGTCACATTCACCTAACGCCTCTGCCTTGCTTCCTTGTTCTTAATAGAGAGATGAGGTTCTTACAAGAATGTcatttaaaaagctgaaaaatggTTGTAAAACATCCTTCAAATTCATGTACAGTTTTCAgaatagaaaattagaaaaggcTTTATGTAAAGGGAATAAATATTCAGCAGTAAAACTGAGTTTCTCCAACTATAGTACACAGATTGAGCTCTCTATGAGGATATTCTGGaggaaaaatggaattttaactCAGAGAAATAAATTTACATTGATTATTTAAATCAGAATTATTCATTTCTCATTAGgctgttttatttcaaaattttaataagatACCATTAAAGCACATCATgccaaattttaattatttttcatgtaatttcaGATGAGTTTATAAAAAGCAAGGCCTCTCAAAAGACTttaatcacaaaaataaatgatttaacaatattttagtagcataaatttattttttattgcagcattttaatattaaatatcattCAATCCCTCCCTTAACGTTTTACCTTGAACGAGCAGCATGACGTTGTAGAAAATGGTACACATTAAATAATTGCTTGATcataaaaaaaaactcatatgaaatttaaaagagaaaataaagattacTCACCACACAATGTCTTAGGACACGATCTTCTTTCAGGTGTATTAGCAGCTGATGCTTTCTCAAAGTTGAGTAAACCTGAGAAAGCTGATGAATTGAGTTGTAGACCCTTAAATGTGACTTTTATATATAGGTCTTCCACACACCAAGAGAAGCTTTTTTATTGTTATGGATGACGTCACTCCCAATTCTCTGAATTTTAACTATAGGATCAGAGCAGCACACACACTCCCATGGGGCGGTGCTCATTCCTCTTAAATTTTAGGTAATTGGATATTAAAAGGAAAACTGTGGGGCTGGGAAAAGGATTTATGCAAAGATTTCTAACAAATAGTGAATTGTAATTCTGACTGGATTAGTGAATTTATATTACAAAAAAGACTGACTTCAGAGATTTATGGTAAATTCATCACTTATTTGAaagtaaaatctgaaaataagtatatttctTATAACCATAAAATTGGCACAATTATTATGAGGATTATAATGAATCATATTACATTATGCTTACTTTACAAGCCATATTCAACCAATCCATATCATTCCTGATCATCTTTCAAAAAAATAGGTATAGTGCTTTTCTGAAAGGAAGTGTTAAACATGTTTTGAGAATATGCTCTTAGTACATAATTAATTTGAAAGGCTTCaaaagtgaaattattttaaaattcatttaacttacattttatctctttttattttaatttgcaataaaaacatttgaaaagcagTAACTGTATGCCAGACTTTACATATATCATCCCACTAAGTCTTCACAGCAATCCTTTAAAGTAAATACTATTATcttcacatgaggaaactgaggtttggaaaATGAAGAAGATGGAGTTCAACAAAGGTCTTTATGATTCCAGAGCTATTTTAATTCTTActacctcagtttccccttaGAAATGTAGCCCTTCTTTGAACCCCAGTCTTCCTGACTCTAATTTGCCTAACCCTTTGCAGACTCTTTGCCAGGAGTTGGGTCTTGTTTCTCATGTTCCCCACCTGGTGATGGAGGGCCTACTCCAAAACCTAATAGAGGCAAGATGCCACCACCTGTCTAATTTCAAATATTGCTACAGCCTTGTCCCCATCTATCGATCAAAACCCCTTGAATCCCCTTGGTATATCTAGGGTTCATTTAGGCAGCTTGCCTCCCAACTAAAGCCCCAGAATTGGATCAGTTCTCTTAGCTCTGCTCCTACCCAGGCTTCATGTTATCCTCTTTCCTGCTAACTCTTGCCAAGCTTTGACTCTACATCAAGTAAGAGCCAGTCCAAATTTCAAATACCTGTACAGAGGCTAGAATGAAAGATATGTGTTAGTGCTGCTCTGAGAAATCCTCTACACTGAGCAAATCTCATTTGGAGTAGTGTTCCAGGCTCTGTTTCAGAAGTCTTAGAGACAAACTGCAACATGTCTGGAGGATATGAACTAGGTTGGTGAAAATGTTGATAAACATGACATATCAGAAGGAGTTGAATCAAACTGGAAAAgtctggaaaagaaaagacttgGGATGATGATGTagctgtttttaattctttatagGGCTTCTATAAGGAAGAAGGAATATCTTCTGTGGTTTAAGAAGGAAGGACTGAGTCCAATGGCTAAAGATTACAGGGAGGCAGATTTGGGCTCAACTTGGATATCGTAATTGTCAAAATAAAGAATCACTTACCTTCCTAAGTAGTGAGTTCCCGATCACTGGAAGTGTTCAAGTAGAAGCTGGGTGAGCATCTATCAGAGATATCATAGAGATTCGTACAGAGCAGAGAGTTGAACTAGATAACCAAGAGGTCcttttcaactaaaaaaaaaatctattgttttGATCCTTTAAAAGACCTCTTCTGATGCAAAGTCTAAACCTGATGTTTGTGTACCATTTTTTGTTACGCTCTGTTAAGAAGTAGAAGAACTGGAAAAACAAATGGttttataaacacattttttattgttattataaagccatgtttaacattttaatttggaGATTTTTCCCACTTCTTTGGGTAAGTTCGATATAATTGACAGCCTTCCAGGAGTAATGCACACTGTTTTCACTGTCTTCCTCTTATTACAATTATTTAAGAATAAACTGCCATATTGAAGATAACCACATTATTAAACtagttttacagaaaaataaagaaaacagacaaagctTATTCATTCAAAAAGTGCATTGAGTATATACTAGATATCTGCCAAAGGCTGTGTTAATCACTAAATGATTGAGACATGATCCTTGCCCTGAAATTTGACATATAAATTGGAATGTAATATAATAGGCGTTATAATAGCCATGTTAACAGAGCCTTATAAAAAGCACAGAGGAAGAAGTGACTAATTTCCCTGTAGTTGTTGCAAGCTGTTTTCCTGAGAAGCTTAAGTATTCTCAAGGATGAATGAGTTTTCCATCAGAGAAGGTGCGAAAGGACAAGaaggaacagcacgtgcaaaggcatggaggcaATGAAGACTGAATACACGCtagtgggaggagaggggagatggGTAATGACCCTAAAAAAAGTAAGTATGGTACAAATTATGGAAGGCTTCTATGTGTATGCCTAGGAGTTTTATCTTGTAGTCCTCTCTAAACACATGTGTGCATTAGTAATATTTTGTGTCCTTTGGATTTTGTAAAGTACTACTTTGACCTTCCCACACAGAAGAGACACAGCTGCCAAGATCTGGCACATAGTTTATCTGAACCATCAGCCTCTGGGACTGTAGACATTAGATAGAAGGAAACCATTTAGGAATAAGAGGGCTAAGGGCTATGTGGGCACAAGAGACTGATGTCAGAGTGACAGAAAAGAGCTGAGCACagctttttcctttgaaaagctCAGCCTTTCTTAGCGCTCTCAAGTTCTCTGAAGCTAGGGTCAGACAACCTACTGTATTCCTCCTCACATTTGGTAAGGATAAAGGGCCATGTGTTATTTCCCCTTGCATTATGGGAGGTTTAATTTGAGACTGATaactttttccttctgtttgctCAATAGGAATTAGTATGGCTTTGGGGACTTAACATCAAGAAGAAACTTCCAGCGCTGGGAAATCCAGCTATAGTTCTCCTAATTCCATGTTTTGTCAACAGATTAATTGGTGACTGTCTTAACAGTTGACCTACTCTTTTGCTTTAAGCTCTCCTGTGGGCTATTGAGCTACTGAATTCTTAATCTGTCAGACACAATTTTCCTCCCTCCTACTCACCAGCCCCCAGACATTTCTGTTGTTAGAGACAAtgagtaaaaatgtttttaaaggacaGCATATAATAACTGTTGAATTTTCCACTTGTTTTTTataatattcatttctttatttttctttctccataaacTTTATTGATGGATATTGCAATTGTGGTTCTCTGATAGGCAGCATTTAATAAGCCATTGATCTCTTTATATGTATGAGCTGTTATAAACCCTGGGATACATTATACCTGAGCAGCCCCTCAAAGATGAAATATGCAGCTACCTTCACAAATAAAATACTACTTGTTGCTTTTTGTCCATTCTATCAGTGAGCGTCCATCCCTGCCTGTATTCCTTCTCCATGTTTATGTGGAATGGAGGAGTGTTAAAATGACATGCACTGTTTTCACAGTTAGAAAAAGGCATCTCTGCAGGTGGGGACTGAGGGTAAAAAGATTCTGGATGCCTGGGATGAGAGAGTCCTTCTAAATACAGCGAGGAATGTCACAGTGTAAACCAGGGTGTCACTTGGGGAAGCCTTGGGCTCTTTATTGATTGAAAAGATTTCTAGTTGTACAGATGCCTCTGTAATGTTCTCATGACATAGGTAAGCACTGGAACAAGTCCTTGAGTGTTCCTCATTCAAAAGCCCCCTGAGATTTAATTGTACCCTCTGTTTCTTAAAGAAATGGAGGTGGGGGGGAAAGTAGGCTTtgagagttttcatttttatttttggaaccATAAGGAAGTTGGACAGCCATAGCAATTTAATGAAGAAGTAAAGTCTCACATTTTTAATGACCCTTTTCAGTGAGCTGACCAGACCACTGATGTCACCGCTAATTctaaatattcttcttttatcGTCTCGTAAATATACTTTTCAGACCAAGTGTTCTCATTTGGAGTACAGACAATATGTTTTCCTCAGTAAATGTGAATCTTCCCTTGGAATAGATTCTTAGTTCTGCTCCATTTTCCCTTTACCCTTGGTAGAATATTATATGCAATTTAtgacatcagaaaaaaaatacaatgtcttTCACATCCCTTCCCAATAGTCAACTGGAGCCAATAGTCTGTGTACCTCGAttctttctttatgttttaaaatagtgtGGGGAAAATAAAGCAGGACAGGGGGTATTGGTTTCCCATTAGTGAAGCTTTAAGTCAAATGATCTGGGTGTTCAGAGTCTGAGTTAGGAATGCCAGCATGTCAATCCAAATTACCATTTCAATCCAACATAGTAAAGATTTGTTGAGCACCTAAAATCAGCCAGTCTAGAAACAGTAGCAATTTCCCTGCTCACAATCTTCTCCTTGAACTTTCttttcctgtgattttttttaagttagagcATCTTAACTTTTCAGATCTCAAATTCTACATCTCAAAGTAGAATACTGCCTTCCctccttttaattatttttatttatttatttatttatttatttatttggggctgtgttgggtcttcgctgctgcacacgggctttctctagttgcagtgagcgggggctactctttgttgtggtgcgtgggcttctcttgttgtgcagcacgggctctaggcgtgcaggcttcagtagttgtggcacgtgggctcagcagttgtggctcgcaggctctagagcgcaggctcagctgtggcgcatgggcttagttgctccgcagcatgtgggatcttcccggaccagggcccgaacctgtgtcccctgcattggcaggcggattcttaaccactgcgccatcagggaagccctgccttccCTCCTTTTAGTTATGAGCTTTCAGAGATGAGCTATCATATGTGAAAATGTTTCGACTGTAAATGGCATCCAAAAAATgcatgttggggcttccctggtggcgcagtggttgagaatctgcctgccaatgcaggggacacgggttcgagccctggtctgggaagatcccacatgccgcggagcaactaggcccgtgagccataattgctgagcctgcgcgtctggagcctgtgctctgcaacaagagatgccgcgatagtgagaggcccgtgcaccgcgatgaagagtggcccccgctcgccgcaactggagagagccctcgcacagaaacgaagacccaacgcagccataaataaataaataaataaataaaattaaattaaaaaaaaaaaaatacaaggtgcTATAGaagcacttcaaaaaaaaaaaaaatgcatgttgaATCTAAATCTGAAAGGAAAGTGTCCCTTGCCCATTCTCTCACATGCGTCCACCTCATTCCAGGAGTCCCCAGTAGTAAACATGGAAAGTGTTGAGCTCCTGGGCTCAatctgctctcttcctccttcagcCCAGCCCCCTGAAGTGCAAAGAATTCTGAGGCAGTAGGCAGTTATGGTGTTCATAAACTCCATTTTGAATTTGCTAATTGCACAAAGAATTGTAAAATTTAAACTAAAACTAAGCATATCTTTCTATTGTTGGTAATAAAATGTGCCGAGTGTGACTGGAGAGTGGACTCCAACGCGAGTTAAACTGACAGGCAGCCCTAGAAGCTATGTTCTTCTCACATCCACCTAGCAGCACTATGCAGTGAAACGCTCAGGACCTGAATATGGAAGATGAGGGTAAAAGTTTGGCACTTATTAGTTGCACAACCCAAGTCATTTTAGCACAGAACCTTAACTTCTACAGAAAAATAGATATGAACTACTCcacagagttattgtgaggatcacATAGAATAATATATATGAATGCACTTTGTCAACTGCATACCTGGTATTGATTAAAATCACaactaacaataataattattttcatgGCTTTTCAGCCAGAACCGCCATCTTCCAGTAATTCGCCAAAATGACCAACACAAAGGGAAAGAGCAGGGGCACCTGCTACATGTTCTCtaggtcttttaaaaaacatggagttgggcttccctggtggcacagtggttgagaatctgcctgctaatgcaggggacacgggttcgagccctggtttgggaagatcccacatgccgtggagcaactaggcccgtgagccacaactactgagcctgcgtgtctggagcctgtgctccgcaacaagagaggccgcgatagtgagaggcccgcgcaccgtgatgaagagtggcccccacttgccacaactagagaaagccctcgcacagaaacgaagacccaacacagccaaaaaaataaataaataaaca from Eubalaena glacialis isolate mEubGla1 chromosome 10, mEubGla1.1.hap2.+ XY, whole genome shotgun sequence harbors:
- the PTH gene encoding parathyroid hormone; protein product: MMSAKDMVKVMVVMFAVCFLARSEGKSVKKRSVSEIQLMHNLGKHLSSMERVEWLRKKLQDVHNFVALGTSIAYRDGSSQRPRKKEDNVLVESHQKSLGEADKADVDVLIKAKPQ